The Streptomonospora litoralis genome window below encodes:
- a CDS encoding YceI family protein has product MSATGSGNADAQRIAAGVYTIDPARSVVSFQTRAIFGLTGVKGTFDLDSGTVTVADPVEDSTVEAVVSASGFSSGNTQRDNHVRSADYLDAERHPHFSFVGERLERSGERGVLVGRLTVKGVTQPQTLDITNVSGDEHGLTARATTTVDRFDYGVTKAPGMTGRKLHITLDVAARR; this is encoded by the coding sequence GTGAGTGCTACCGGCAGCGGCAACGCCGACGCGCAGCGGATCGCTGCCGGCGTTTACACCATCGACCCCGCGCGGTCGGTGGTCTCCTTCCAGACCCGAGCGATCTTCGGCCTCACGGGGGTGAAAGGCACGTTCGACCTCGACAGCGGAACGGTCACTGTGGCGGACCCCGTCGAGGATTCCACGGTCGAGGCCGTGGTGTCGGCTTCCGGATTCTCGAGCGGCAACACCCAGCGCGACAACCATGTTCGCTCGGCGGACTACCTCGACGCCGAAAGGCATCCGCATTTCTCGTTCGTCGGTGAGCGCCTGGAGAGATCCGGCGAGCGAGGCGTACTGGTCGGGCGCCTGACCGTCAAAGGCGTTACGCAGCCGCAGACCCTGGACATCACGAACGTCTCCGGCGATGAGCACGGCCTCACCGCCCGTGCCACCACCACAGTCGACCGCTTCGACTACGGCGTTACGAAGGCCCCCGGCATGACGGGCCGGAAGCTGCACATCACCCTGGACGTCGCGGCGAGGCGGTAA